The nucleotide sequence GTTTATTATATGAACATAACAACTGGGATAATATATATCACAAGACACAAGACACAACAATTGATCGGTGTTATACATGGGGATGAAGAAGACAACACTCAGTGCAGAATATAACAACTATAGCTCTGAACATATAACAAACCTCTTAGTTTCCACTAAAGATAGACAGTTGATAATCTTCACCAACTCAGATGTAAGTTTTTGTCACCAAACAAAAGTAGATGCTTATTCAACAAAAGATGGTCTTCATTAGTTGCTACCATTTTTATTACTAGATAAAATCAATTACAACGCTTGGATTAGCTTTCACATGTTTGTTTCGGAGTGTTGTGTAAATGATAAAATCAGTTAGTTGCTACCATTTTTATTACTACAACGCTTGGATTAGCTTACAACTTTATTAGGTGAGCCAAAAGTTCTTGGTATGATACTTACAAACTAGATGGTTACATGGGATAAGTACATTAGAAACACATACGTTGATTAGTCTAATCAATATAACTATAAACTAACAACTTTTATGGATAATGTTACTATTCCCACACAACCGACACAATTTTTACGTCCCAAGTTAAATAAAACTCATCATTGTAAGCAGTACCAGCTACAGAAATCACCCACATTCTATGGTAAATATTTTGCCATTTATGATACTTGCTTCATGCTTTTACAAACTTTAGCTTATGTTTGATGCATGGTACCCATCATCTCTTTGTTTGTGGTAGACAAAGCTAACTCTAAGAATAGCTATAAATAGTAGAGAATATAGGCATAGAATAATAACAGCTTTGATCATTTTGAAGCATGCTAATAATTCTAGATGTTGACTTGTTACTCCAATTTGCCATTTAGTCTTTAGTAGTATTAGCTTCTTCATCatattctttaatatttttttttggtttcatcTCAAGAAAATATCAACACAAGAAATGAGTAAGAATTTTTAGTGGTCCTAGTCTTTAGCCTCATCAATACGTTTTTTTCCTCTATTCATATCAcatgattataaatttttataaNNNNNNNNNNNNNNNNNNNNNNNNNNNNNNNNNNNNNNNNNNNNNNNNNNNNNNNNNNNNNNNNNNNNNNNNNNNNNNNNNNNNNNNNNNNNNNNNNNNNGAGTCTGTTttggtcttcttcttcatcatcttcgttCTAAACCCATGCATCACTGGTCCCTCTTATCATCATGAGTTTCCTTTTACCATCATTACCTTCAAAAGACTTCTTCATCTCTGTCTCCCTCTCTTACAAAACACAAGCTTATCTATCTCTATATAAAGCTTATCTTCCCAATGTGTGTTACTCAGATCATTTTGCGGAATAAGACGAGAAGAAGATGTGTCTGAGATCTTCAGAATCATTCCCAGACACACGCAAGATGACATCAGCTTCGCGCCACAACAAACGCAAACCTAAGACACAAACCCATCTCCGTGTCCTTAGTCTCACCAGGTTCAGTTTCAGACACATTGACTCTGTTTTAGCGTTCTGAACTATAACAGCCtcactctgttttttttctttttcctttctttggACGCAGGAGGAGAAGAATGCTGAGGgcagagaaggagatggagatGAGAAACATGAAGCTCTTTCTAGAGAATCAAAGCATTATACGAGAGAACGAAGCTCTAAAGAAGAAAGCACTTCTTCTCCACCAAGAAAACAATGCTctcttctctctgcttcatcCATAACTCTCCCCTGTTTCATCCTTCCCTTAAGTGATCTTCATGAAACATGTTTctttattactttttttctctCGTCTTATCTACTAAAATAAAGAAACCTCAGGCTTTGGACCCAAGTTCCAGCCTAATTTCATATATGCACtaagtattaatatatattatatatccatGATCATCATGTTCTTTTAGCAATGTTCCAAATATTGGTAAGCGATAACTATATGTTTAGTAGAAAACTACCAACTAAGCAGATTATTCAGAGCCGGCTTacgaattattaatttattttctatatattttatatttatattagatattttagttttaaatttaattataaaattattctgAGGAACTATAGAAATTAGAtgtacagaaaaataaaaataaattagacaaatttTTTTAGATCTGGATTAACAttgttgtttaatttaatagatttaaaTTAGTTTAGATTGATTCAAACAAATCTAAATTGTAATTAACTACGGTTTAAACCGATTTgagtaaaaaaatcatttcagtTATTACCGATCTGCCAATAGActgatttttaaaacattgataGAGCCAAACAAGCAGATACAAAAACAGAATCATCCCCATAACAGAtagtaagtaaaaaaaaaaacaaccagaTTTATCACAAGAGCAACAGAACATAGCAACTACATGATCCATCTGTAAGTTTCTCATTAGCCAAAGAGAACTATAAACAGAACCAAGGTATATCTAATACCTTCCGATTAAAATgaagtcatcatcatcaagcACCTGAACATCTCTCTCCCCTACAAAATGCTCCCTTCCAATCTCCTCCACAAGTTTAACAAACTCAACCCTTTTCGACACAGGCAACGGCACATAAGGCAGCCTAAACACCGGCCTAGCAACTCCTAGCTGCGCCAAAGCCGTGTTCACACCAATAGGATTCGGTTCCTGGAACACCCAATCCACCAAAGGCAGAAGCTTTGCGTTCAACGCCGAGTCTCTACCTTCAAACATTAACTTCCTCACCAACCCTGGAACCAAGTTGCTAACCACCGATATAACTCCGGTCGCTCCATGATCCCATCTAGAGTCATGGCACTGATCATCATTCCCACTCCACACAACGATACCCTTCTCAGTATACTCTTCAACACGGTCATTACCCACACACTCCTTAACACCAGCCAAGTTAACATTCCCAGAGAGCTTAAAGATAACCTGTGGAGGTATGTCTTGATTCGTTCGACCAGGTACATTGTATATAATCGTCGGTCCCATGTGGAGAACGGTTTGAAAGTGAGCAGTCATGCCTTCAATAGATGTTTTGCCGTAGTAAGGGTTGATGTGGAGAGCAGCGTGCATCCCCACGGCGAACCCTTGCTCGGTGGCGTGGATGGCTTCTCTGGTGGAGTTGCTTCCGGTGTTCCCAATGACTTTGATCCTTGCGCCGAAGCAGTTCACGGTGTGGCCTATGAGCATTATGTGTTCGTCCCAGCTCATTAACTGGCCTTCCCCGGTTGTACCACCGACGATCACACCTTCAGCGCCTTTGATTATCTGTGTGTTGACTAGCTCGTCGTATGCTTCGAGGTCGAATCTTCCGTCGGGGAGGTACGGTGTTTTGATGGCTGTGATCACTTTGAGGGACCTTATGTCTTCTGTGTTCGTCCTGCAAACACGCAAAAGGAAGAGAGACATCAATGAAAACACTAGTGGGCATTAGAAAGAAACTGAAGCTAAACCGACCTGTTTTTGTCCTCGAGACTGCGCATTGGGAGATGGAAGTTAGGTACTACAGCTGCTTTTGGAGAGACCCATTTCAGATTCCTTCTGCGCGATGAGAAGATAAAAGCAGAGCGTGTTAACGATTATGACAAGACAGAGACTAGAGTAGTAATGATGTCCGGTAATAAACTGGCATTACTCAGAGATCATCATAAGACCATGTCTCGTAAACACTAACTAATCTAAACATCTAAAGCAGAGCATATAACGATTTAACACAAGACAAGAGCCTCGAGTAATGATGATGTCCGGTAATAAAGACTCGCATGACTCAGGGATCATGTTCAGAAACAAATTACTACTCTAAAACAACTAAATCGCAAATCAGTTGTTGTGGGAATGGATAGAAGAGAGTGGTGAAACCTCTTGTAGCCCTCGAGTTGATGTGAGCGAGGGAAATGGAGGGCAGAGTCGATGGAGATCAAGCCGTAACCTTTCAAAGCTGCCATCTTTCAATCGGAAGATCAGCTGGAGGCGGTGATGTTAATAGTGGGCACAGTGTAGATGAGAACGTTGCAGCGACGGCGAAATAGATTGAGCTCAGGCGTTAGAGCATGCTGAAGAAGCCTGAAACTGATGTTAGAAGAAATAAAGACAAGGAGTGTGTCTACTTTAGGGTTTTGACTTTTCTTGTCTTGATGACTATTTGCCACGTAGAGTATCTAATCGTTTATATAGTGACGTTGACCGTGTTACCCCCAACTACATGCGGACAAATACGGAGTAGTTTGCAGGTGTGTTGGGCTGGGCCTTAGAGAACTTAAGCCCAACAAGTCCATTAGGCGAGTTTATATATTTGAACCGATGAATAAAAAGACAACTCTATAGGCAAAGCATTTAACATCACAATCCAAACTGAAAAGATtgaaaagccaaaaaaaaaatcagcacCATTGTAGTAGAACCGGACCAACCGATAAGCCCAGCATGTCGGAAAGAGCAACCTGAACCTCACTAGAGCCGTGTTCGCAGCTAATCAAGCTAGCCAAAAGCGGAAACAGAGACTTCATGTTCTTCTCAAATGACACCTCTTCCAATGTACACATTGCTTGAAGTGTTGCAACTATAAGAGGAGCTCTTGCTGCTAACTCCCTTCGTTTTCCGGATCCCAGAGGTATCCTCCATCGGTACTCGCTGCCTCGTGATGACTCTGATGGTTGTTTTTTAGCAGAAGAGGAAGTCTCGATGTAGAAGTTGAGAACTTCTTGACAGGTTTTGACTAGGAGTGACTCTATTTCCTCTGCTTCTTCCCCTGTTTCTTTGTTTTCGTCTGTGACGAGATTCTGTAAGAAAGTGAGGCAGATTTGGTAAGACTCGTTTTCGAGACGAAGTAGTGGAGGATCTTGCATTTGTGTCATGGGTCCTAGCTCTTGTAGTCTTGAACGCAGTATCGAGTTGCTGTTTACGCTGTGAGCGTGTAACGCTACACCGTGTAATGCGTCGAAGAGAACTAATGTGTTTTTCGCTGAGAGCTGAGGTCTGTACATGTTGTAAATCTCCATCACAgcctgaaaaaaaaagaaacattataAACAACACAAACATTACAACTGTAACATGCCGAAAAGGTATGAACAGAAACTGACCTGAATCAACAAAAGCTGAACAGCGGCACGGCACTTAGCATCAGAGATAGCGGCGTAAAGACGGACCGGTGTTGACTGACTCTCTTCATTACCATCCGAGCCAAGAGGAGCAACAGACTCAGCATTTCTCTGGCTTCTCTCCACATACTCTTCGCTGAGGAAATAAGAAAAGTCTGGGCAAGTCGTCTTCGCCGATTCCTTTAAAGACGACACTACTTCTAACCATTTCTCTTCAGAAAACAAGACACCAGCGTCGCTCATAAGACGAACAAACGCAGCGATACCAATCCCAGCAAGACTCTGGTGAGGTCTCTTTATGAAGCTCACAAGAAGCATTAGTACTTTCTTTAGTAGTGGATTGACTGTAGTGTAGAATTTGACAAAGAGATCCACTACGAGCTGTAGTGCTAATGTGCAGGTCTCGTATAGCCAAGCATCATGGTCTAGCTCGTCCACTTCACCATAGCTTCCTTGATCTGGAGATTCGTCTCCGCCAGTTGGATCAATACCATGCCGTACGTAGTCAAATATAGGAAACAACACAGATTCGAATACTTTTTCCCATAGTGGCAGAGA is from Brassica napus cultivar Da-Ae chromosome A4, Da-Ae, whole genome shotgun sequence and encodes:
- the LOC106445044 gene encoding 4-hydroxy-tetrahydrodipicolinate synthase 1, chloroplastic, translated to MAALKGYGLISIDSALHFPRSHQLEGYKRRNLKWVSPKAAVVPNFHLPMRSLEDKNRTNTEDIRSLKVITAIKTPYLPDGRFDLEAYDELVNTQIIKGAEGVIVGGTTGEGQLMSWDEHIMLIGHTVNCFGARIKVIGNTGSNSTREAIHATEQGFAVGMHAALHINPYYGKTSIEGMTAHFQTVLHMGPTIIYNVPGRTNQDIPPQVIFKLSGNVNLAGVKECVGNDRVEEYTEKGIVVWSGNDDQCHDSRWDHGATGVISVVSNLVPGLVRKLMFEGRDSALNAKLLPLVDWVFQEPNPIGVNTALAQLGVARPVFRLPYVPLPVSKRVEFVKLVEEIGREHFVGERDVQVLDDDDFILIGRY
- the LOC106449079 gene encoding protein LITTLE ZIPPER 2, with the translated sequence MCLRSSESFPDTRKMTSASRHNKRKPKTQTHLRVLSLTRRRRMLRAEKEMEMRNMKLFLENQSIIRENEALKKKALLLHQENNALFSLLHP